One part of the Nostoc sp. PCC 7120 = FACHB-418 genome encodes these proteins:
- a CDS encoding radical SAM protein — MSAMQSPKNFSCSSVYGPVKSWRFGNSLGIDPIGVVSTCSFNCVYCQLGQIQTHTSQRQIFVPTSQLWEDLQALAPYDQVDVVTLSGSGEPTLALNLEEILAIAKQVTQRPTVVLTNSTLLSDIKVRHALQSADIVAVKLDAISSNQLQRINQPVATIKLPHIMAGIEQFREEYQGNLAIQTMVLSPWTTEMIEIYIQKIERLNPQEIQLNVPTRPRVLVRQLDARGNNAIESVSDSIRQLKCLSANILKPLADTIHYATKIPVRCAPIN; from the coding sequence ATGAGTGCTATGCAATCCCCCAAAAATTTTAGTTGTTCCTCTGTGTATGGGCCTGTCAAATCTTGGCGATTTGGAAATTCTCTTGGTATCGATCCCATTGGGGTTGTGTCTACTTGCTCATTTAACTGCGTCTACTGTCAGTTAGGGCAAATTCAAACACATACCAGTCAGCGTCAGATTTTTGTACCCACAAGCCAATTATGGGAGGATTTGCAAGCACTTGCACCTTATGACCAGGTAGATGTCGTCACCCTCAGTGGCAGTGGCGAACCTACTTTAGCACTAAATTTAGAGGAAATTTTGGCGATCGCAAAACAGGTAACACAAAGGCCAACAGTAGTCTTAACCAACAGTACTTTGCTGAGTGACATTAAAGTCCGTCATGCTTTGCAATCAGCAGATATTGTGGCTGTTAAATTAGATGCTATTTCGTCAAATCAATTGCAGCGCATCAATCAACCTGTAGCGACAATTAAGCTACCGCACATCATGGCAGGTATTGAGCAATTTCGAGAGGAATATCAAGGGAATCTCGCTATTCAAACTATGGTGTTATCTCCCTGGACAACGGAAATGATAGAGATTTACATCCAAAAAATAGAACGTCTAAATCCTCAGGAAATTCAACTGAACGTTCCTACTCGCCCCCGTGTTTTAGTTCGACAATTAGATGCTAGGGGAAATAATGCGATTGAATCCGTCTCAGATAGTATACGTCAACTTAAATGTCTCAGTGCGAATATCCTCAAGCCACTGGCTGACACAATCCACTATGCCACAAAAATTCCCGTACGTTGCGCTCCGATAAACTAG
- a CDS encoding 4Fe-4S single cluster domain-containing protein, whose protein sequence is METQSTNPPITLPEIPPGYLNIMGYIDESEVNGPGCRAVVWVQGCPRECPGCFNPDSWTFEINQLVSVDSLVEQILSKPQNQGVTFSGGEPFHQAIALAELARKLKAAGLSVMSFTGFTLKQLQSESAPPGSQALLEQLDILIDGPFVESLAINSPDSPVSSKNQKVHVFNPAFVDKVTWASDQIEVHILKDGNRIVTGYQGWLELT, encoded by the coding sequence ATGGAAACTCAGTCAACCAACCCACCAATTACACTTCCAGAAATTCCCCCTGGCTATCTCAACATTATGGGTTACATCGATGAGTCAGAGGTAAATGGCCCTGGCTGTCGAGCAGTGGTTTGGGTACAAGGTTGTCCCCGTGAATGTCCAGGATGTTTTAATCCTGATTCGTGGACGTTTGAAATCAATCAACTAGTTTCTGTAGATTCTCTTGTTGAGCAAATTCTCAGCAAACCGCAAAATCAAGGTGTGACATTTTCTGGTGGAGAACCTTTTCATCAAGCAATAGCATTGGCGGAATTAGCTCGTAAGCTGAAAGCTGCTGGTTTAAGTGTCATGTCTTTTACAGGCTTCACCCTGAAACAATTACAATCTGAATCAGCGCCTCCTGGTTCTCAAGCATTATTAGAACAACTCGATATTTTAATTGATGGGCCATTTGTGGAGTCTCTAGCGATTAATTCTCCCGATTCTCCTGTTTCTTCCAAAAATCAAAAAGTTCATGTTTTTAACCCCGCCTTTGTAGATAAAGTTACCTGGGCTAGTGATCAAATAGAAGTTCACATTCTCAAAGATGGAAACCGCATTGTTACTGGTTATCAAGGTTGGTTGGAATTGACTTGA
- a CDS encoding IS110 family transposase produces the protein MENISVWVGIDVSKATLDVYIRPIGKALKFANTELEIFNLVEQLKFYDLNLIVLEATGGLETELVIQLQAAMLPVALINPRQGRNFAKATGKLAKTDAIDAQILAHFGEAMKPQVLNIESQASRQLGELISRRRQLVEMQTAEKNRRSRARGKALADIEAHIEYLDERLKQLNQEIEQLTQNNQQWIEKVNLLKTTPGIGQVISTTLVSDLPELGQLTAKQISRLVGVAPINHDSGQHKGKRMINGGRAHVRATLYMGAVVAMRHNPVIKAFYERLVERGKSKKLALTACVHKMLVILNAMVRDNLPWRVTDNLQPIPNA, from the coding sequence ATGGAAAACATCTCTGTGTGGGTAGGCATTGACGTGAGCAAAGCGACCCTCGATGTTTATATCCGTCCCATCGGTAAAGCATTGAAGTTTGCTAATACAGAACTAGAAATATTTAATTTAGTTGAACAATTAAAATTTTATGATTTGAACCTCATCGTACTAGAAGCAACCGGAGGATTAGAAACAGAACTGGTCATTCAACTACAGGCAGCAATGCTACCAGTAGCATTAATCAATCCACGTCAAGGACGAAATTTTGCCAAAGCCACTGGTAAACTCGCCAAAACAGATGCTATCGATGCACAAATATTGGCACACTTTGGGGAAGCAATGAAACCTCAAGTGTTAAACATTGAGTCACAAGCATCTCGTCAATTAGGAGAATTAATTAGTCGTCGAAGACAATTAGTTGAGATGCAAACTGCTGAAAAAAATCGACGCTCACGCGCCCGTGGTAAAGCATTGGCAGATATTGAAGCACACATTGAATATCTTGACGAACGTCTCAAACAACTCAATCAAGAAATTGAGCAATTAACTCAAAACAATCAACAATGGATTGAAAAAGTTAATTTACTCAAAACTACTCCTGGTATTGGCCAAGTTATTTCGACAACTCTGGTTTCTGATTTGCCAGAACTCGGTCAACTCACTGCCAAACAAATTTCTCGCTTAGTTGGTGTTGCACCTATCAATCATGATAGTGGTCAACACAAAGGTAAGCGCATGATTAATGGCGGTCGCGCTCATGTTCGTGCCACTCTTTATATGGGTGCTGTTGTTGCTATGCGTCATAATCCGGTTATCAAGGCCTTTTATGAGCGTCTTGTCGAACGTGGTAAATCGAAAAAATTAGCTCTCACTGCTTGCGTTCATAAAATGTTAGTCATTTTAAATGCAATGGTTCGGGATAATTTACCTTGGCGTGTTACTGACAACTTACAACCCATTCCCAACGCTTAA
- the ureE gene encoding urease accessory protein UreE, translating into MLTLTQLVTPNPDVAITLTLFLTAEERCRSRHRFETEDGQVVFLRLPRGTLLQDGDILQDETNGNLIRIAAKPEPVLTAVAQTQLLLMRAAYHLGNRHVPVEITPTYLRLSPDTVLRTMLEHMGLEITAEILPFQPELGAYGHHHPH; encoded by the coding sequence ATGTTGACTTTGACGCAACTTGTAACACCCAATCCTGATGTAGCAATCACTTTAACTTTGTTTCTCACAGCAGAAGAACGCTGTCGTAGTCGTCACCGCTTTGAGACAGAAGATGGTCAGGTTGTGTTTTTGCGTTTACCTAGAGGTACACTTTTGCAGGATGGGGATATTCTCCAAGATGAAACCAATGGCAATTTAATCAGAATCGCGGCTAAACCAGAACCAGTATTAACGGCGGTTGCTCAAACTCAACTTTTATTAATGCGAGCAGCCTATCATTTAGGTAATCGTCATGTACCTGTAGAGATTACCCCGACTTATTTACGCTTATCGCCAGATACCGTTTTGCGGACAATGTTGGAACACATGGGGTTAGAAATTACCGCAGAAATTCTCCCCTTTCAGCCAGAATTGGGAGCTTATGGACACCACCACCCTCACTGA
- a CDS encoding urease accessory protein UreF: protein MDTTTLTDHHFLHILQLASSALPVGAYSYSEGLETLVENGTITSQSTLQQWLEAELSYGAIRLEAAVMVRAYQAATMDDMETLCYWNLWLSAARETQELRNSSWQMGRSLMQLLGKIQPEILPLANAVGNPCNYAIAFGIASAHWQINIQAALLAYLHSWATNLITAGVKLIPLGQTAGQELLLQLQPLISHATVEIMSLKDDELSCCSWGLSLASMQHETQYTRLFRS from the coding sequence ATGGACACCACCACCCTCACTGATCACCATTTTTTACATATTTTACAACTAGCTAGTTCTGCTTTACCTGTGGGAGCCTATAGCTATTCGGAGGGACTAGAAACGCTTGTAGAAAATGGGACAATTACTAGTCAATCAACTCTGCAACAATGGTTAGAGGCTGAACTAAGTTATGGGGCGATTCGTCTAGAAGCTGCGGTGATGGTGAGAGCCTATCAAGCTGCCACAATGGATGATATGGAAACCTTATGCTATTGGAATCTGTGGTTATCTGCGGCGAGGGAAACCCAAGAATTACGCAATTCTAGCTGGCAAATGGGGCGATCGCTCATGCAGTTACTTGGTAAAATACAACCAGAAATTCTACCTTTAGCCAATGCTGTAGGTAATCCTTGTAATTATGCGATCGCTTTTGGAATTGCCTCTGCACATTGGCAAATTAATATTCAAGCCGCCTTATTAGCATATCTGCATAGTTGGGCAACTAATTTAATTACGGCTGGTGTCAAACTCATCCCCCTCGGACAAACAGCAGGACAAGAATTATTACTCCAGTTGCAACCGTTAATTAGTCATGCAACAGTGGAAATTATGTCTTTAAAAGATGACGAACTCAGTTGTTGTAGTTGGGGTCTATCTTTAGCCAGTATGCAGCACGAAACCCAATATACAAGGTTGTTTAGGAGTTGA
- the ureG gene encoding urease accessory protein UreG, with translation MNAFRVGVAGPVGSGKTALVDALCKALRDRYKLAVVTNDIYTQEDAQFLVRSQALTSDRILGVETGGCPHTAIREDASMNLAAIEQLEQRFTDLDLVFLESGGDNLAATFSPELVDLTIYVIDVAAGDKIPRKGGPGITKSDLLVINKTDLAPYVGADLSVMERDAKKMRGDKPFIFTNLKTQQGLNDVIEFVCNHICPV, from the coding sequence ATGAATGCTTTTCGTGTTGGGGTAGCAGGCCCAGTGGGTTCGGGGAAGACGGCTTTAGTTGATGCTTTGTGTAAAGCATTGCGCGATCGCTATAAGCTGGCAGTGGTGACAAATGATATATATACTCAAGAAGATGCCCAATTTTTGGTACGTTCTCAAGCTTTGACAAGCGATCGCATTTTAGGCGTAGAGACAGGCGGTTGTCCACACACAGCGATTCGGGAAGATGCTTCCATGAATTTGGCAGCAATTGAACAGCTAGAACAGCGTTTCACCGATTTAGATTTAGTCTTTTTAGAAAGCGGTGGAGATAATTTAGCTGCTACCTTTAGTCCTGAATTAGTAGATTTAACAATTTACGTAATTGATGTAGCTGCCGGTGACAAAATCCCCCGCAAAGGTGGGCCAGGAATTACCAAATCTGACTTATTAGTAATTAATAAAACTGACCTAGCCCCATACGTTGGCGCAGATTTAAGCGTTATGGAAAGAGACGCAAAAAAAATGCGCGGCGATAAACCCTTTATTTTTACTAATTTAAAAACTCAACAAGGACTCAACGATGTAATTGAATTTGTTTGTAATCATATCTGTCCTGTGTAG
- a CDS encoding acetoacetate decarboxylase family protein, with translation MPYPLAPWTLKGFAIETLHLVNIDQVRSLIPTGLNLFSVWPGKTIATVYLSSYGSGSVLEYSELIVALAVVADKGKIGGWISHIYVDNADSVAGGREIWGLPKEFAEFTWQEKSVTVHQGNQQLCTLNYDQQSLAWRQKLAVPGFSRLANDLLTFTAKFEALVGFIGSSLDVPTTSPFSSMGLGNSFLTVRSEQMTLQVDAPKVLGVGNGKC, from the coding sequence ATGCCATATCCACTAGCACCTTGGACACTTAAAGGTTTTGCTATCGAAACTTTGCATTTGGTGAATATTGACCAAGTGCGCTCACTAATTCCCACCGGGTTAAACCTGTTCTCTGTCTGGCCGGGTAAAACCATCGCCACAGTATATCTATCATCTTACGGTTCTGGCTCGGTGCTGGAGTATAGCGAGTTAATTGTAGCTTTAGCTGTGGTGGCTGATAAGGGAAAAATCGGTGGTTGGATTTCTCATATATATGTAGATAATGCTGACTCTGTAGCTGGCGGTCGAGAAATTTGGGGATTACCAAAGGAATTTGCCGAATTTACTTGGCAGGAAAAATCCGTTACAGTCCATCAGGGAAACCAACAATTGTGTACTCTTAACTACGACCAACAAAGTTTGGCATGGCGGCAAAAGTTAGCTGTACCGGGTTTTAGTAGGCTGGCTAACGATTTACTGACATTTACTGCTAAATTTGAAGCTTTAGTTGGTTTTATAGGCTCTAGCTTGGATGTTCCTACTACCAGCCCTTTTTCTAGTATGGGCTTAGGTAATTCTTTTTTAACCGTGCGTTCTGAGCAGATGACCTTACAGGTGGACGCACCGAAAGTCCTGGGAGTAGGGAATGGTAAATGTTAG
- the trxB gene encoding thioredoxin-disulfide reductase: MSNPTVENLVIIGSGPAGYTAAIYAARANLKPVVFEGFQAGGLPGGQLMTTTEVENFPGFPQGITGPELMDRMKAQAERWGAELYTEDVISVDLSQRPFTVRSEEREVKAHTIIIATGATAKRLGLPSEHEFWSRGISACAICDGATPIFHGAELAVIGAGDSAAEESIYLTKYGSKVNLLVRSEKMRASKAMQDRVLSNPKIQVHWNTEVVDVFGNGHMDGVKVRNNQTGEETNVHAKGLFYAIGHKPNTSLFQGQLELDEIGYVVTKHGSPETSVEGVFAAGDVQDHEYRQAITAAGSGCAAALLAERWLSANALIQEFHQEATINNELETQPVAQKTEAEQEAGFDVNATRHAGGYALRKLFHESDRLLIVKYVSPGCGPCHTLKPILNKVVDEFDSKIHFVEIDIDQDRDIAENAGVTGTPTVQFFKDKELVKEVKGVKQKSEYRLLIEGNL; this comes from the coding sequence ATGTCTAACCCAACTGTAGAAAACTTAGTCATTATTGGTTCTGGGCCAGCAGGGTATACAGCTGCTATCTATGCGGCGAGAGCTAACCTAAAACCCGTTGTATTTGAAGGTTTTCAAGCTGGGGGTTTGCCTGGTGGGCAACTCATGACAACGACGGAGGTAGAGAACTTTCCGGGGTTTCCCCAAGGGATTACGGGGCCGGAATTAATGGATAGGATGAAGGCTCAGGCAGAGCGCTGGGGGGCTGAGTTATATACTGAAGATGTTATATCAGTTGATTTGAGCCAACGTCCATTTACTGTGCGCTCAGAGGAAAGAGAAGTTAAGGCACACACTATTATTATTGCTACTGGTGCAACTGCCAAGCGTTTGGGTTTACCTAGTGAGCATGAATTTTGGAGTCGGGGAATTTCGGCTTGTGCAATCTGTGATGGTGCAACCCCGATTTTCCACGGTGCAGAGTTGGCTGTGATTGGTGCTGGCGACTCGGCGGCGGAAGAATCAATATATCTCACCAAGTACGGTTCGAAGGTTAATTTGTTGGTGCGTTCTGAAAAGATGCGGGCTTCTAAAGCGATGCAAGACCGCGTTTTGAGTAACCCCAAAATCCAAGTGCATTGGAACACAGAAGTTGTGGATGTGTTTGGTAATGGTCACATGGATGGGGTGAAAGTCCGCAATAATCAGACTGGGGAAGAAACCAACGTACACGCCAAAGGTTTATTCTACGCTATTGGTCACAAGCCCAACACTTCCTTATTTCAGGGACAACTAGAACTGGATGAAATTGGTTATGTTGTCACCAAACATGGTTCACCAGAAACCAGTGTAGAGGGTGTCTTCGCGGCGGGTGACGTACAAGACCATGAGTATCGCCAAGCAATTACGGCGGCTGGTAGTGGCTGCGCGGCAGCGCTATTAGCAGAGCGCTGGTTGTCTGCGAATGCGTTGATTCAAGAGTTCCATCAAGAAGCAACAATCAATAATGAGTTAGAAACTCAGCCAGTAGCGCAGAAAACCGAAGCGGAACAAGAAGCGGGATTTGATGTGAATGCAACTCGTCATGCTGGTGGTTATGCTTTAAGGAAATTATTCCATGAAAGCGATCGCCTACTCATTGTCAAATATGTCTCCCCTGGTTGTGGGCCTTGCCATACCCTCAAGCCAATCTTAAATAAAGTGGTTGATGAATTTGACAGCAAAATCCACTTTGTGGAAATCGATATCGACCAAGACCGCGATATTGCCGAAAATGCTGGGGTAACCGGCACACCAACTGTTCAGTTCTTTAAGGATAAAGAACTGGTGAAAGAAGTTAAAGGTGTTAAGCAAAAGAGTGAGTATCGCCTGTTGATTGAAGGTAATCTTTAG